ATGAGAGGTACAAAAAAGCCTACCAAAAAACATCAATACAAATTAATCGTTTTAATATCAACATTAAACTACATGAACTTAAAGTTTAAAAAATACACTCAAAGCAACATACTTTATTACTTTAATGGAAATTTAAGACGCAATGGTCACAAAGAAACTACTCTTAAAACACTTCAAAAATATCTTTATAAATTAGAAAAAGAATTAGGTGTCACAATTAATTATTACAGACATTTGGGTGTTAACATGGGAACTGAAATTCACTATAACCTTAAGTATTCTAAAAAAGAATGTCATCGCATAATCAATAAACTCTTTAGAGAGAAAAAAGAAGAGAGGCACAAAGATCGTGTAAATGCTAGTCTTGAAAAAAGATGTAATAAAAAGGGGAGTGTAGAAAAAGGGGAGTGTATATATAATAATATATATAATAAAGATAAAGAAGAAAAGAAAGACATAAAAGAAATAGAAAAACTGCAAGTAAAAAAGTACGCTAAGAAATGCAATTTTAGATCAAATGCTTTCTTCTCTATTTTGAATTTAAAACTAGAAAAAGATGTTACAATTAAAGTGCTTAAGGTACTTAAAAGAACAGAAAACTTCATTGAAAAAACTAAACACAAGAAAAAAAGCAACATTAAGCCAAAAGAAAACAAGATTGCAAGTAAGCAAAAGGAATTAAGTAGAATACTGGATGAAACAAAAATTATCTTAAAAAATGAAGGCTATAATAGTAAACAGTTGGAAATCCAAATACAAAAGGTATATGAGCTATATAAAGATAAACCACACTTTATCATAGAGAACAATAAGTACAATGACTTAGAAAAGATAATAGGGAAGCTTAAAAAATCAGTTGAACGTGTTAAAGTAACCGTAAAAGAAGATGAGAAAGAAATTAGGAATAACGTATTTAGCATACTTCTTGAACAATTAAGACATAAAGTAGACACATCAGTTTTAATACCAATACTGAAAGAAT
The DNA window shown above is from Borrelia hermsii DAH and carries:
- a CDS encoding plasmid maintenance protein produces the protein MRGTKKPTKKHQYKLIVLISTLNYMNLKFKKYTQSNILYYFNGNLRRNGHKETTLKTLQKYLYKLEKELGVTINYYRHLGVNMGTEIHYNLKYSKKECHRIINKLFREKKEERHKDRVNASLEKRCNKKGSVEKGECIYNNIYNKDKEEKKDIKEIEKLQVKKYAKKCNFRSNAFFSILNLKLEKDVTIKVLKVLKRTENFIEKTKHKKKSNIKPKENKIASKQKELSRILDETKIILKNEGYNSKQLEIQIQKVYELYKDKPHFIIENNKYNDLEKIIGKLKKSVERVKVTVKEDEKEIRNNVFSILLEQLRHKVDTSVLIPILKEYLNKQNKLEYNKVFSNHYYYEILGLVENGGNYLKLGEPKKITS